Within the Fischerella sp. PCC 9605 genome, the region AGATGACAACAAAACTGTAGATTAACAAACTTCCAGCCTTTATTCAGTATTCAACTGCGCCAAAACATGCACTTGCCTTATAGTAAACCCAAGAAATTTGCTGGATATACTCAACTGCGATCGTGCTATGTTTGATTTTAGTTAGTAATGCGATCAAACAATAGCTAGCCGAGCTACATCTGCATTCAGGTAAAATACCTGTTTTTCTCGGTAGTTTACAGTGCTTGTTTTAGGCTAATGCTGACAACAAAAGTGTGATTCAAGGGCTGTAAAAAAAGATTTATATATTTAAGTTGTTTCCGCAACAGCCCTTGTTATACATTGACTTTGGTAGTCAGCAAGACTGTTAAGTAATTATTTTTGAAAAAGATTTGGTTGCAAAATTTTAGTCCTCAAGTTTTCAAATGGAGAATTGAAATCTTTGAAAGCAACGCAAAGCAGTGCAAGCAAAAATTAATTCTTGCGCCATCATCGCGTACTCAAATATGTAAAGGGTGTATCATCGTAAGTCTAGCTTTACAAAAAGCAGACTACCGCAACCATCAATCAGTAAGCATTGCTGACTTCCGGTACAGGAAACCCTAAGTTATGCAAAAAACGTATTTGCCTTGTTAAAAATAGAATACAGCTTTTACTGCCTAAAAAGTTAATTCGCAGGCAGCAATTATTAAATAAATATTAGATAGGTTGGATAAGCAATACTTTATGTATCGTAAAGAATTATGACTTAAGTTGATAATGCATCACTTAATTTCTATGATATCTATTGCTTGCAATCAATGAGTGAAGAATTTTAGTCGTTTACATCCACAAACTGATATCTTGCACGATTCAACAAGAGGCAGAGGCTCTAATTATCGTTACCAGGTTGAAAAATGCTTAAAGGTCTTACTAAGTAAACCTTTGAGCGTATTTGGTAATTTTCAAGCAGACAGAAGATCTCAATGTTTTTAACTGGTGTAAGGCAAGTATTCTGAATTTTGCCACAACAAAAGTGACAAAACAGGGACAAAACAACCTACAAGGGAGGGGTAATTGTTCAACTCATAACTTTTGTACGGGCGGGTTTAACTAAATGATATTGCTTCAGGCAAAACTGATTAATTAGGTAAACCCGCCCATTCCTCGCTAACCTACGTCATCGTGGGCGTAGCGATTAAAGAGGAAATCTAAGGCATAGTTACGCAATTTATAGTATTGCGGATCTTCCATAATGCGGGCCCTGTCACGCGGACGGGGAAAAGGAATCTCCATAACTTCGCCGATTTTGGCGCGAGGGCCGTTAGTCATCATCACCAACTTATCTGCCAAAAACAGCGCTTCATCGATATCATGGGTAATCATCAACACTGTGCAGCGGTTTTCATTCCAAATTTTTAGCAACTCTTCTTGCAACTCTTCTTTGGTGATGGCATCCAACGCCCCGAAGGGTTCATCTAAAATCAAGACTTTGGGGCGAATTGCTAATGCACGGGCAATAGAAACCCGCTGTCTCATACCACCGGACATTTGGGTGGGTTTTTTGTCCATAGCGTCGCCTAGTCCTACCATTGCTAGGTGTTCTCTAACAATTGCTGACTTTTGCGCCTCCGGTTTATTGGGATAAACCGCATTTACGGCTAGGTAAATATTTTCAAAAGCAGTCCGCCAAGGTAGTAGCGCATAGTTTTGAAACACCACCATCCTATCTGGGCCGGGTTTGGTGATAGGTCTTCCTTCTAGCAGTACTTGTCCGCTAGTAGGATGGTTGAAACCCGATACCATGTTCAGGAGAGTAGATTTACCACAGCCAGAGTGACCGATCACGCAAATAAATTCACCTTCGCCGACGTTGAGATTTACTCCGTCCAGTACTGTAAAAGGGCCATTCTTTGTCGGATAGACTTTGCTAACCTCTTGAATTTCCAAGTAAGGCTGACGATGAGAAGTTGCAGTGACTAGAGGCATTCCTAGTGTCTGCTGGGTTGTGTCGGTAGTTGTAAAATTGCGGTTTTGCATGGTGGATAGGGGATTGGGGATAGGGGATTGGGGATTGGGGAAGTGGGGAGAACACCAGAGTCAATTCTCCCCATCGCCCCATCATCTGTTAGGCTACTCTTCTTAGTGGTGTGTCGAGAATAACTTCAGCAACAGAGAAATCGTGTTTAATCTTTAAGTTGTTGAGATAGGTGATTGGGTCATCGGCGTTAAAGCTGGTGCCATCGAACAGCTTGATTGGCTGACGGGTATAACTGATATCCATACCCAGTTCGCGGGCAGCGGTACTAAACACACCAACTCGACACACCCGTTCGACAATTTCCACCCAATTTCTCGGAAAAGGCACTTCACCCCAACGCGCTAATTGCGTCATAATCCATATTTGCTCAGTGCGGCTAGGGCGGTTGATGGCAGACTCTCCATAAAATTGGTGATGGGCATATTCCCGCATGGGATGTTCTAAGTCACAGGTGGCATTATTGGGATCTTCGATTTGGATATATTCCATATCAGTGCTGACATATTCCCGCCGTGCCAAAATCTGCCGAATCTCCTCAGCATGTTGTGCAAACGAACAGTAATAGCAAGCTTCTAGTAAAGCTTTAGTCAAAGCAATGTAGGTGTTGGGATAAGCTGTAGCCCAATCTTCCCGTACACCTAAGACTTTGCCTGGGTGTCCCAGCCACACTTCTAAGTCGGTAGCGATGGTAAAGCCACTGCCTTCAGAGGCGGCGCGGAAGTTCCAAGGTTCGCCTACACAGTAACCATCAATACTCCCAGCTTGCAAGTCAACTACCATCTGGGCTGGGGGAATTGTTTTAATGTCAACATCCCGATCGGGGTCAACGCCTCCTGCTGCTAGCCAGTAACGCAATAGTAAACTGTGCATTGAGGAAGGATGCACTACCCCCATGATATGGCGTTTGTCGCGGGTACTCTTCAGGTACTGTTTGAAGTCTGCGACGGTTTGTATCCCTTGGTCGTAAAAGCGTTTTGCCAGGGTGATGGCATTACCATTGCGCGTCATCGTGAGGGAGGTAATCACAGGCAGTGGTCGGTTGTCATTTCCTCCCAGTGTTAACCACATCGGCATACCAGAAGGCATTTGGGCAGCGTCTAAATATCCGCCAGCAATGCCATCAACAATGCCACGCCAACTTGTTTCGCGCACTAAGTTAACATCATCTAAGCCGTGTTTGGCGAAAAAGCCTTTTTCTTTTGCTATTGCTAAGGGGGCACAAGCAGTCAGAGGTACAAAGCCAATTTCGAGATTGACTTTTTCTAAACCGTGCTTGGCGACAATCGTTGTTTTGCGTGCCCGAATTTTTTTGATCCGTTTCTGTTGGTTGAGGAAGTAAATCATTTCACTCCGCAAGCTGTAGTAGCTGGGATGTTCAACTACTTCCATGCGTTTGCGGGGTCTGGGGATATCTACTTCTAAAATGCTACCAATTTTTGATTCTGGGCCGTTGGTAAGCATGACTATTCTGTCAGAAAGCAGCACTGCTTCGTCTACGTCATGCGTCACCATGACGGCAGTGACTTCGTTTTCTTCGCAGATTTGCATTAACTGTTCTTGCAGATTTCCCCGCGTCAGGGCATCTAAAGCACCGAAGGGTTCATCAAGCAAGAGTAATTTGGGGCGAATGGCTAAAGCGCGGGCGATCGCGACTCGTTGTTTTTGTCCACCTGATAACATCGTCGGGGGTTTTTCTGCATGGGGACGCAATCCCACCATATCAATATGTTTTTCTACTATGGCGCGACGTTCCCCCGCAGGTAAATCTTTCATGACTGAGTTTACAGCCAAGGAAATATTTTCTCGTACTGTCCGCCAAGGCAACAAAGAATAATTTTGAAATACCACCATTCGGTCTGGCCCTGGTTTGGCAATGCGTTTCCCTTCTAGGGTGACGACACCTTCTGTTGGTAAATCCAGACCAGCAATCATATTTAATAAAGTGGATTTACCACAACCAGAGTGACCAATTAGAGAAACAAATTCTCCTTTTTTAATTTGCAGGTCAATACCTTTAAGGGCAATGTACTGACCGCCACCTGTGAGATTAAAAACTTTATCAATTTGATCAACAGCAACGAATACGCTCATTTGTCATTAGCCCTTTGTTAGTGGTTAGTGGTTAGTGGTTAGTGGTTAGTGGTTAGTGGTTAGTTAAATTGCTTAATAACTACTAACTACTAACCACCAACTAATAACTATTTTTGTTCTGCTGGCAAAATCCGTGTTTGAATCCAAGCCATCAGTTTGTCTAACAGCAAACCAACAGCACCGATGTAGACAAGAGCCAAGATGATTTCGCTAACGTTATTATTTTGATAA harbors:
- a CDS encoding nitrate ABC transporter ATP-binding protein (This model describes the ATP binding subunits of ATP-binding cassette (ABC) transporters for nitrate transport, or for bicarbonate transport, in bacteria and archaea.) — protein: MQNRNFTTTDTTQQTLGMPLVTATSHRQPYLEIQEVSKVYPTKNGPFTVLDGVNLNVGEGEFICVIGHSGCGKSTLLNMVSGFNHPTSGQVLLEGRPITKPGPDRMVVFQNYALLPWRTAFENIYLAVNAVYPNKPEAQKSAIVREHLAMVGLGDAMDKKPTQMSGGMRQRVSIARALAIRPKVLILDEPFGALDAITKEELQEELLKIWNENRCTVLMITHDIDEALFLADKLVMMTNGPRAKIGEVMEIPFPRPRDRARIMEDPQYYKLRNYALDFLFNRYAHDDVG
- a CDS encoding ABC transporter ATP-binding/substrate-binding protein (This model describes the ATP binding subunits of ATP-binding cassette (ABC) transporters for nitrate transport, or for bicarbonate transport, in bacteria and archaea.), which produces MSVFVAVDQIDKVFNLTGGGQYIALKGIDLQIKKGEFVSLIGHSGCGKSTLLNMIAGLDLPTEGVVTLEGKRIAKPGPDRMVVFQNYSLLPWRTVRENISLAVNSVMKDLPAGERRAIVEKHIDMVGLRPHAEKPPTMLSGGQKQRVAIARALAIRPKLLLLDEPFGALDALTRGNLQEQLMQICEENEVTAVMVTHDVDEAVLLSDRIVMLTNGPESKIGSILEVDIPRPRKRMEVVEHPSYYSLRSEMIYFLNQQKRIKKIRARKTTIVAKHGLEKVNLEIGFVPLTACAPLAIAKEKGFFAKHGLDDVNLVRETSWRGIVDGIAGGYLDAAQMPSGMPMWLTLGGNDNRPLPVITSLTMTRNGNAITLAKRFYDQGIQTVADFKQYLKSTRDKRHIMGVVHPSSMHSLLLRYWLAAGGVDPDRDVDIKTIPPAQMVVDLQAGSIDGYCVGEPWNFRAASEGSGFTIATDLEVWLGHPGKVLGVREDWATAYPNTYIALTKALLEACYYCSFAQHAEEIRQILARREYVSTDMEYIQIEDPNNATCDLEHPMREYAHHQFYGESAINRPSRTEQIWIMTQLARWGEVPFPRNWVEIVERVCRVGVFSTAARELGMDISYTRQPIKLFDGTSFNADDPITYLNNLKIKHDFSVAEVILDTPLRRVA